Part of the Tepiditoga spiralis genome, CTTTAGGAGCATTGGCTTTTTCTGTTAAAGGAGCTATATTTCCATTTTTAGTTGTATCATTTGGGCTTATATCAGCAATAATTGGAATAATAATAGTTAATTTAACGGTTAAATCAAAAGAAGGTATTGATCCATCTAAGATGCTTCATTTTGGAACTTATATTGCAAATATAATAGAATTAATAAGTGTTTTTATACTTTCAAAGTACATTTTTGGTGATTTTAATAGTGGTGTAGTCATACTGCTTGGAATGATAGTTGGAATTCTAATAGGAAGCATAACAGAATATTATACTGCAAAAAATCCTATAAAAAAATTAGCACATACAGCAACATCTGGAGCTGCACCAATTTTAATAAATGGAATGGCAATTGGTATGGAATCAACTGCTATACCAGTTTTATTAATTGCTGCTGCTACTATTGTGTCTTATAAATTAATGGGCCTTTTTGGTATAGCACTTTCTGGAGTTGGAATGTTATCTACACTTGGAATAACTCTTGCAATAGATGCTTATGGACCAATTGCAGATAATGCTGGTGGAATTGCAGAAATGGCTCACTTAGATCCAGAAGTTAGAGAAAGAACTGATTTACTTGATTCAGTTGGTAACACAACAGCTGCAATAGGTAAAGGATTTGCAATTGGATCAGCGGCTTTAACAGCTCTTGCTCTTTTTGCTTCTTATATAAATGTAACTGGAATAAAATCAGTTAATTTAACTGATTCAACTGTATTCATAGGAGCTTTAATAGGGGCAATGCTTCCATTCTTATTTTCTGCTTTTGCAATGCAAGCTGTTGGAGATTCAGCAGATATAATGGTTCAAGAAGTTAGAAGACAATTTAAAGAAATTCCAGGTTTAATGGAAGGAAAGAATAAGCCAGATTATGAAAAGTGTGTTTCTATTGCAACTAAAGGTGCGTTGAAAAAGATGATACTTCCATCATTACTTGCTGTTTTATCTCCAATATTAATTTACTTTGTGTTAGGGAAAACAGCAGTGGCAGGAGTATTAGCGGGAACTACAGTAGCAGGAGTTATGCTTGCTATATTTATGTCTAATTCTGGTGGTGCTTGGGATAATGCAAAAAAATATATAGAAGCAAATAATTTTGGTGGAAAAGGATCTATGGCTCATAAAGCATCTGTTATAGGAGATACTGTTGGAGATCCTTTTAAAGATACAGCAGGGCCAGCTATAAACATTTTAATAAAATTAATGTCAATAGTATCAATTGTAATAATACCAATATTAATAAAGTTTTTTGAATAAAAAATGAGAATCACATTGTGATTCTCATTTTTTATTTTTAAGTTAATCAGCAGTTACAGTTAAAGTTACTGTTCCTGCAGCATAAGCTTCTGATGAAGCTTCTACATATGTCCAAACATCACTTTTACCAGATAATGTTTCAGCATCAGTTTCCATTTTTGAATAATCAACAGCAAATGTTACTGTATGATTATTAACTCCAGCATTTCCTGTATTGTTATCAAGAGTTATTGTATAATAATCAGTAATATTTATTTCAGATGGAGGAGTAGCACCAGCTGGTAAGTTATATTCTGCTGTGATTGAATAATTGTAATTTGATTTAACTGTAAAATCAACAGAATCACTTGATACATCACTTGTATGTTCAGGATCATAAGTTAAATCAAAAGAGGCATCTGTTGGAAGTTCAAGAACAACATGTTTTAAAACAGTAACATTAACTGGGATGTTGCTTGATACAGTTGTTTGATTTGCAAAACTAATAACAATTAATAAAGATAAAACAAGTACTAAACCAATAAACTTTTTCATGAAAATTCCCTCCTTTTTGTGGTTTTTTTATTTAAATACATGTTTTTATCAGCTTCTTCAAAGTATTCTTCTAATGTATCCTTTGTTCCATTTATTTTAGAACATCCATAAGAAAATTCAATAACTCCTTTTAGCTTTTTATTAATTCTATTTATATACTTTATTTCTTTTCCAGAGTATTGACCAAACATTAAAATTCCAAATTCATCTCCTCCAAGTCTACAAATAATGTCATTATTTCTAAAACTTGAAATAAGTGCTTCTGAAAATTTTTTTAAAATAATATCGCCAAAAATATGCCCATTTTTATCATTGAAATTTTTAAAATCATTTATATCAATTATCATTAATAAAGCATCTTTTTTATTTGAAATTACGTTTTGTACTTCTTTAAATAATTTTTCTTTTCTATAAAGAGTTGTCAATGCATCTCTCTTTACCTTGAAATTTATATTTAAAGTATTTTCTATTTCTTTTAATATTGTAGAATTTGTTTTTATGATGGAATCAAATTCAAAGTAAACTTTATAATTTTCATTTAATTCAATTAAATATTTTATTTTAGATGAAAAAGATGATTTTGTAGAGTAAAAGAATATCTTTTTATTAAAGTTATATACAGTAATACTTACATTAGAATCAAATATTTTTTTCAATTCATTTGAATAATTAATTAATAAATCAGATTCTTCAAATTTAAAATTATTATTTGTAGTTACATTGGACTTTAAGTAATCAAATATTTTTTGAGGATATATATCCACTATATACTTTTTGTTTTTATAAGATGAAATACGTATTTTATAATAATAATCATAATTAAAATAATCAAATTCTTTTTTGTCTAATTGATTTTCAAAATTGAATATATTTTTATTAATACCAATTAAATCAAAAATTTTTGAATTTATTAGTTTTTTTCCAAAATGAGTAAGAGCTTGTAAGTTGTAGTTTATTATATTTTTCTTTTCGTCTAAAACTATAATTATATTTTCTATATTGTCTAAAATAAATTGAGAAAAGTTTAATGTTTCTTTGTAGTTTTTATTTAAATTGACTCTTTTTAATGATAAGTAAAAAATATCAGAAAAAACTTTTAAAAAAGAATAATCGACAAAGTCTCCAGTATCTAAATATCCATAAAACTCATTTGAATTTCCTATTTTTATTTCAGTTTCATTGTTAGTAAGTTTAAAGTTTGTTCCAAGATTTGTATTTATAAAAAATAATGTTTTTTTTATATATTTTTCAATATTTGTTTCTTCATAACTATTATTAATGACAAAAAATAAAATAGAAACATAATAATCTTTTATACCAGAATTATAGTATTTAAGAAAAAAGGTATTAATTTGTTTTTGTATTTCAGAACTGATTATATTGTACATTACAGAAACTTCTCTTTTCATTAACATCAACCTCGGTAAAAAACGGGCTTATGCCCGTTTTAATTAATTTACTGCATTAACAATTACTTCTATATGACCTATAGTTACTGTCCCAGCTTTTATTTTGTACCAATTATCATCTGTGAATTTTAAGTTCATACTGTATTGAATATTAAATCCAGATGTTCCATCATAATCATGAGTTATAGTTGTATATACTTTTGGATCTTCATTAGCGCTTATAGCAAGTGGATAAGAACCAACTTCATCTGAATCTTCTATAACAGATATACCACCTGTTATTGTTTCTGGATTTACTACTCCAGTTGCAGGATTATAAAAACTTGGATCCATAGCTTCTGGATTAACAACAAATGATGATTTTATTTCAATATTTGTGTTTGTTTTTATTTCAGCATTAACACCAGTTGCATAGTACCTTACAGCTCTCAATGAAGGATCAATTTCATTTACCTTTTCATTTACACCATTTATTTTTTTCCATGAGTCGAGAAGTTGATCTGATGGATTGAAAGACATTGTGACATGAGGTAAGACAGTAACATTAACATTAATACTTCCATTATCTTCAGGTTTATTTGCAAAGGATATAGTTAATAAACTCAAAATTAGAATAATGAATAGTAATTTTTTCATTTACTCACCTTCTTTTAAAAATGGGGCTTTAAAAGCCCCGATTTTTTATTTTTGATTATTGTTGAGAAACTGTGTATACTATTGTACCAGTATAATCAGCAGCATTATCTAACCAGAAATTATCACCATTATTAGCAAATGTTACTGAATAATCCCATGTGTCATTACCTGTTTGATTAGCATAAACATTCTCATCAACAAGAGCTAATTTTTCATTGCTGTCACTATTAAAATCAATATCAACCTTATAAGCGAAATTAGCTTTAACTTCTAAAGAAAATGATGTGTCTCCTAAAGTTTTATTTTCTGGATCGTAATTTACATTAATAGCTTCTACTGAAGGAGTTACAACAACGTGTGGTAAAACAGTAACCTTAACAGGGATATTTCCAGTTGCAGTTGATTGTGCAGCAAATCCCATAGCAACAACCATAACTAAAGCAAGTACTAAAACGATAAGTTTTTTCATAAAATCTACCTCCCAATTTTTTTTTGGCTTTTGCCAAATTTGATTTTACAAGTATATTTTACACATTGAAAATAAAAAAATACTAAAATTTTACTCAAAAAACAATCAAAAAATACTCAAAGTTTGCTAAAAATTTTTAAATTGAGTAATATTAATATGATATAATACTATATATAGGTATAAGGAGGGAGATTATTTGAACTTATTACAACCATCTATTGGATATATAACTGCACTTGGTGGTGGAATTCTTTCTTTTTTTAGTCCGTGTGTTTTACCATTAATACCAATTATTTTTGCTATTTTGATTCCTGATATTAATAAAACCTCTATTGTAATAAAAAGGGGAATAGGATTTTTTTTGGGGCTTTCGATTTTTTTTACTATACTTGGGGTTATTTCAGGAAGTATAGGCTTTTTGTTTTATTCTTATAAATGGGTTTTAAATATAATAGCTGGAAGTATAACGATATTTTTTGGAATTGTGTTTTTATTGGATAAGCAAGTATTTAAAGGAAGTAAGGTGAATTTAAATAAATTTAAAGACTCATCATTTATATCTTCTTTTTTTATGGGATTTGCTGTATCTATTGTTTGGATTCCGTGTTCTGGACCAATTTTAGGAGGAATTTTAAGTATGGCTGCTACTAATACCAATATTATTAAAGCAGCAGTATTATTGTTTGTTTATTCTCTTGGAATATCAATTCCCTTTTTGTTTTTTAGTGGAGTTATAAGTAAAATAGTTTCAAAGGTGAGTTTGGGAGAACCTAAATGGCAAAGATATTTGAAGTATATTGGTGGCATTTTATTGATTTTAATAGGAGTTTTTATTTTATTTGGATTGTTCAATAAAATTTTTTAAAATTTTAGGAGGAAAGATAAATGAAAAAATTATTAAATTTTAAATTTTCAATTTTTGTTATGCTAATTATTTCTATTAGTATTTTTTCTGTTCCATTAAACAATTTTGTTTTAAGAAACTTCAATGATGCATTTACAGTTTCCAAAATAACAGGAAAGAAAGTCATTATAATGTTTTCTTCAGAAGAATGTTATTATTGTAAGAAGTTTGAAGAAGAAATATTAACCAATAAAGATGTTCAAAAATGGTTGAGAACAGAATTTGTATTTGCAGAAATAACTGCTAAAAATGATGGAACGGCTGATTTTAGAAATAAAAAGTATACATATCCACAACTTTTTGGAGCATTTGGAGTTAGAGGAACTCCAACCTTTGTTTTTTTTGAGGATGAAGATAATTTTTTGGGTTCTATACCAGGATATGTTGAAGCTAATACATTTGAAAATTTGTTGAAATATCTTTTGTTTAAAGATAATACAAAGGTTCAATTTCAAGACTTCATAAAAAAAGATTATGGAATAAATATAAGAAAAAGAAGTTTAAATTTAAATAAGAAAGATATAGAAACTTTATTAAAAATAGATCCAAATACTAAAATATATAATAAATCTTATGATGATTATACAAATGTTGTTGTAGACAATGAAAATAATAATTATAAAAATTTTATTATTATAAAAGAAAAAAGTAAAAAATAAATAATATTTTAAAATGTTATCTTGTATTAAGATAACATTTTTTTATATAAAAAAATAACACTTTTCTTATTTATTTTATAAACTAATTGTAATAATATATACTGATTTTGTATAAAAAGAAATGTATCATTATTATATACAATAAGAGAGGTGGTTCAAAATGAAAGACATATTTAGTTTTTCTAATCCAAAACTTTCTTCGCAATACGAATTTATAAAAATTATAAAACATAGTAATGATTATAAAGAAGTAAAAGAAATAGCTAAGTTAAGACGCGGTAATGTAAAAGAAAATACAAGTAATAAAGTAAAGTAGTTGATGTTATGTTAGAAAATGTAATAACTATGTCTAATTTTAATCTTTTTATAAATGAAGAAAAAATTTTAAATGATATAAATCTTGAAATTTTTTCTGGTGAAACTATTTTATTATATGGACCTAGAAATTCTGGTAAATCAGCATTATTGAGGTCTTTTGTTCATTTGAACGAAGAATTATTTAATAAAGTTGTAGGTGTTGGAGAGATAAGATTTGAGGATAAAGATGTAAGAACAATAGATAAAAAGTTGCTACGTTCTTTGATAATTTATTCAGATACTTCATTTGTTGAAAATCTTAATTTTTTAACTTTACATGAAATATTACAACTTTCAATAGGCTTGAAAATAAATGAAATAACAACTGAACATTTTGATATGCTTGAAAAGTTGAATATTGCACATTATTTTTCTGATTTAGATATGCTAAAAAAGTATGATAATCTTTCAAGTTGGTCAATGGCTGAAAAAATTTCTTTAATTACATTTATTTCTCTTGCAAGGAATCCAAGTGTTTTTATGTTTGATTGTATTTTAGATCATCTTGATGATTTTGTTTTAAAAGATGTTAAAAATCTTTTATTAAAAATAAAGGAAGAAAGAACTTTAATAATTTCTACACGTAACTTTTCATTGTTTTCTGATATATGTGATAAGGTTATCCTTTTAGATAAAGGAAGTATAAAGTTTCATGGTTCAAAAGATAATTTTATGATTAATTTTCCCGAATGAATATTCGGGATTTTTATTTTATATTTATATATGTTATAATTATATTGATATTATATTAAAAGGGAGGTGTTTTTATGAAAAAGGTATTGTTTCTTATTTTAGGATTATTGATTTTTGTTTCAATGTTTTCAAGGACAGTTACTTTTGCAGCTATAGATTGGCCACCTTTTACTGGTCCAACATTGGATAATTATGGATTTCATTCAGAAATTTCAATTGCTGCAATGAAAAAAATGGGATATGAGGTAAAAATAGAGTTTGTTCCATGGCAAAGAGCTTTAAATATGGTTCGTTCTGGAAAATATGATGGATTATTTACAATATACTATTCAGATGAAAGAGCACAGTATTATGCCTTTACAGATGTGGTTTCTACTTCAAACTTAGTTTTTTTTAAGAAAAAGGGAAAAGATATACCAAACAACTATAAAACATTTGAAGACCTAAAAAAATATACGTTTGGTGTTGTAAGAGGTTATAAAAACACTGATGAATTTGATAAAGCAGATTATTTAATGAAAGAAAATGCCAATAATTCTGAAGAAAACTTAAAAAAATTAATTTTTGGAAGAATAGATATTCTTGTTGATTCTAAAGAAACAATATTAGACCTTTTAAATAAAAAATATCAAGATTTTGTTGGAACATTAGATATAATAAATCCACCATTACAGACATTTAATGTATATAATGCATTTTCAAAGGCTATTCCAGACTATAAAAAGTTAGTTGAAGATTTTAATAAAGGACTTCAAATGATTAAAAAAGATGGAACTTATGATAAAATTTTAAAAAAACATGGTATGAAATAAAAATAATCCGGCTTAGCCGGATTATTTTTTTAGATCTTCAAAAGTTATATCTATTATAGTTAAAGCACTAAACTTTAAATCTATATCTGAAATGCTGTTTGCAACATCAACAGCTTTAGAATAAATTTTTTCTGTATCTTTTATACTGTTTGTTGAAGCTATTTTATCTATTATTGTATTAATACTATTAAATTTCATTTCACTGTTTCTTATTTTATAAGATACATCAAAGGCTTTTATGAAAAAGCTATCTGAATTTTTAATTTTATCGGTTATCATATACTTATTAATTATTTTTTCTAACATAGCAGTTTTTTGTTCTTCTTTTTCTAAAGTATTTG contains:
- a CDS encoding GGDEF domain-containing protein, producing MKREVSVMYNIISSEIQKQINTFFLKYYNSGIKDYYVSILFFVINNSYEETNIEKYIKKTLFFINTNLGTNFKLTNNETEIKIGNSNEFYGYLDTGDFVDYSFLKVFSDIFYLSLKRVNLNKNYKETLNFSQFILDNIENIIIVLDEKKNIINYNLQALTHFGKKLINSKIFDLIGINKNIFNFENQLDKKEFDYFNYDYYYKIRISSYKNKKYIVDIYPQKIFDYLKSNVTTNNNFKFEESDLLINYSNELKKIFDSNVSITVYNFNKKIFFYSTKSSFSSKIKYLIELNENYKVYFEFDSIIKTNSTILKEIENTLNINFKVKRDALTTLYRKEKLFKEVQNVISNKKDALLMIIDINDFKNFNDKNGHIFGDIILKKFSEALISSFRNNDIICRLGGDEFGILMFGQYSGKEIKYINRINKKLKGVIEFSYGCSKINGTKDTLEEYFEEADKNMYLNKKTTKRREFS
- a CDS encoding cytochrome c biogenesis CcdA family protein produces the protein MNLLQPSIGYITALGGGILSFFSPCVLPLIPIIFAILIPDINKTSIVIKRGIGFFLGLSIFFTILGVISGSIGFLFYSYKWVLNIIAGSITIFFGIVFLLDKQVFKGSKVNLNKFKDSSFISSFFMGFAVSIVWIPCSGPILGGILSMAATNTNIIKAAVLLFVYSLGISIPFLFFSGVISKIVSKVSLGEPKWQRYLKYIGGILLILIGVFILFGLFNKIF
- a CDS encoding ATP-binding cassette domain-containing protein: MLENVITMSNFNLFINEEKILNDINLEIFSGETILLYGPRNSGKSALLRSFVHLNEELFNKVVGVGEIRFEDKDVRTIDKKLLRSLIIYSDTSFVENLNFLTLHEILQLSIGLKINEITTEHFDMLEKLNIAHYFSDLDMLKKYDNLSSWSMAEKISLITFISLARNPSVFMFDCILDHLDDFVLKDVKNLLLKIKEERTLIISTRNFSLFSDICDKVILLDKGSIKFHGSKDNFMINFPE
- a CDS encoding sodium-translocating pyrophosphatase; this encodes MGIVYQLSGVIAGVIGMIFTVFLTFKVLEKEPGNEKMIEISKAIQVGAKAFLISEYKILYMIVGLFALFLGIANSWGMAIAFVFGATMSVLAGFFGMTIATRANTRTTHAAISSLGSALKVAFNGGAVMGMTVSSLGVFGLGLVFFISGEDTLIMSGYAMGASFVALFARVGGGIFTKAADVGADLVGKTEAGIPEDDPRNPAVIADNVGDNVGDVAGMGADLFESYVGSIFSASALGALAFSVKGAIFPFLVVSFGLISAIIGIIIVNLTVKSKEGIDPSKMLHFGTYIANIIELISVFILSKYIFGDFNSGVVILLGMIVGILIGSITEYYTAKNPIKKLAHTATSGAAPILINGMAIGMESTAIPVLLIAAATIVSYKLMGLFGIALSGVGMLSTLGITLAIDAYGPIADNAGGIAEMAHLDPEVRERTDLLDSVGNTTAAIGKGFAIGSAALTALALFASYINVTGIKSVNLTDSTVFIGALIGAMLPFLFSAFAMQAVGDSADIMVQEVRRQFKEIPGLMEGKNKPDYEKCVSIATKGALKKMILPSLLAVLSPILIYFVLGKTAVAGVLAGTTVAGVMLAIFMSNSGGAWDNAKKYIEANNFGGKGSMAHKASVIGDTVGDPFKDTAGPAINILIKLMSIVSIVIIPILIKFFE
- a CDS encoding substrate-binding periplasmic protein, translated to MKKVLFLILGLLIFVSMFSRTVTFAAIDWPPFTGPTLDNYGFHSEISIAAMKKMGYEVKIEFVPWQRALNMVRSGKYDGLFTIYYSDERAQYYAFTDVVSTSNLVFFKKKGKDIPNNYKTFEDLKKYTFGVVRGYKNTDEFDKADYLMKENANNSEENLKKLIFGRIDILVDSKETILDLLNKKYQDFVGTLDIINPPLQTFNVYNAFSKAIPDYKKLVEDFNKGLQMIKKDGTYDKILKKHGMK
- a CDS encoding thioredoxin family protein → MKKLLNFKFSIFVMLIISISIFSVPLNNFVLRNFNDAFTVSKITGKKVIIMFSSEECYYCKKFEEEILTNKDVQKWLRTEFVFAEITAKNDGTADFRNKKYTYPQLFGAFGVRGTPTFVFFEDEDNFLGSIPGYVEANTFENLLKYLLFKDNTKVQFQDFIKKDYGINIRKRSLNLNKKDIETLLKIDPNTKIYNKSYDDYTNVVVDNENNNYKNFIIIKEKSKK